The Saccharopolyspora gregorii genomic interval CTTCCAGCCCCACCGAGGGCGGTGCGGCGCCGGCGATCCGGATCACCGCGCTGGAGAGCACCAGCACGGCCGCGGCGGCGGCCGAGCACACCACCGGATGCCGGCGCCCCCGCACCGCCAGCAGCGCGAGCAGCGCGGCACCGGGCACGGCGATCGGCGCGGTGCCGCCGTGCTGGATCAGCAGCACCACGTCCGCGGAACACGACAACGTCATCAGCGCGGCGAGGAACCACGGCGCCCGCAGGAGACGACCGAGTCGCTGCGCCGACATCTCGGGCGTCGGGCTGGAACTCACGACGCGACCCTAATCCCCGGTACCCGCGGGAGGTCCCGGCCGAATGGTCCGAAACCTCGCCCGATCGGACATCGAACGGTGTCCGCCCGACCGACGCGCCGCACCGCCACCGCACGAGAACGTGTTCCCCGGAAGCGCAGTGGCGGCCGGTGCGGACCGGCCGGCGGAAGGAGATCGCGGTGGCGGCTGCACCGGAACACCCCTCGACGGCCCTGCTGGAGGCGCGGAACCTGACCACGTTCCCGCAGCTGTTCGGCGTGGACTTCGCACTGGCCCGCGGAACGGTCGCCGCGCTCGACGGCCCGTCCCGCGAGCCGAAGACGTGGTTGCTGCAGGTGCTCGCCGGACTGCGCCGCCCGGACGCGGGGGCGGTGCTGTTCGACGGGGTGCGCATCGACGAACTCGGCGATCACGAGCTGCGGGAGGTGCGGCAGCGCCGCTTCGGGTTCCTGTTCGCCGACGGGATGCTGGTCCCCGAGCTGACCACCGCGGAGAACTGCGCGCTGCCGCAGATGCTGGCCGGGGCCGACCGGGCCGCGGCGATGGACCGCGCCGCGGGGATGCTGCGCGACTTCGGCCTGGAGCGGGTGCGGGACCGCTTCCCCGGGCAGCTCTCCGCCGCCCAGGCGGAACGGCTGACCGTGGCGCGGGCGATGGCCCACCGGCCCAGCGTGATCTTCGCGGACTCCCCGGAGCTGACCGCGTCCACCACCGCCGAGCTGCTGGACGCGGCCCGCGCCCACGGCATCGCGGTGGTGCTGGCGACCGCGGACCCCGCGCTGCTCGCCCGCGCCGAGCAGGTGCTGCGGCTCGGCGAGCGCGCGCCGGAGCTCGCGGTCGCGGCTTGACCGGAAGTAGGAGGTGGACCGGCCGTTCGGCCGATCCGGCCGACCCGGCCGGGCGGTGAAGCTGGTGGGGATCGCCGACCCGGAGGTACCACCATGCTGACCATCGCCGCCACCGCGCTCGGCACCATCGGAGCGGTCGCCGTGCTGCTGCTGATGGCCGTGAGCTCGCTGCTGCCCGACGTCGTCGAGCACCGCGGCCGCGCCCTGCTCACCCCGAAGGTGCACGACGCGGCCTGACCACTCCCCGCACCGCCCGCGCACCCCGCCCGTCGGCGGAGCGACCGGGCCCGCGCAGTCAGACCCGGTCGAAGATCAGGTCGTGGATCTCCCGGCCCTCGTCGTGGGCGCGGCTCTCGAACTTGGTGACCGGACGCCACTCGGGCCGCGGAGCCCAGCCGCCCGGCTCGGCCGCGTACCGGTTGCGCAGCTCCGGTTCCGCCGAGCACACCTCCATCATCTGCTCGGCGTAGTTCTCCCAGTCCGTCGCCAGGTGCACGTACCCGCCGGGCGCGAGCCGGGAGGCGATCAGCGCGATCGTCTCCGGCTGCACCAGCCGCCGCTTGTGGTGGCGCTTCTTCGGCCACGGGTCCGGGAAGAAGATCCGCACCCCGGCCAGCGACCCCGGCGGCACGTGCTCGCGCAGCAGCACCACCGCGTCGCCGCGCAGCAGCCGCAGGTTCGACAGCTCCAGGTGCTCGGCTCGCAGCAGCAGCTGCGCCAGCCCCGGCTTGTAGACCTCCACGGCGAGGTGGTCGACCTCGGGCGCGGCGGCCGCGAGCTGCGCGGTGCTCTCACCCATGCCGGAACCGATCTCCAGCACCAGCGGGGCCTCGCGCCCGAACCAGGTCGCCGCGTCCAGCGGCCCGGCGGGCAGCGCGTCCACCGAGTCGCCCATCGAGGGCCAGTGCCGGTCCCACGCCCGCTGCTGGCCGACGGTCATCCGCTCGCCGCGCTGGACGTAGCTGACGATCGTGCGCCGGTGCTGGACCTGCTGGTCAGAAGTGCTCATCGAGAGGTGAGTATCGCAAACCCGCCGGGCAGGGCCGCTACCAGGATTCGACGACCGGCAGCGCGGCGAGCAGCCCGCCGGTGCCGCTGAGCGGCAGCGGCGGCGGCGGACCGTCGGTGTGGGCGGCGACGACCTCGACCCAGCCGGGGTGGTCGTCGGTGAGCGCGACGGTCGTCGGCGCGTGCCTGGTGCCGCGTTCGGACGGCGCGTACTCCCAGTACCCGGTCTCGCCGGTGCCCGCCCACGGCACGAACACCCAGCCGTCGCGGCTGGTCAGCAGCCGGTGCACGTCGTCCTCGAAGGCGAACCCCTCGGCTCGGGAGGACAGCTCGCCGCGGTCCAGCGCCCGCAGCCACCACGGGGCGGGCAGCCTGCTCGCCGAGCCGTGCAGCTTGCGGTAGAGGTCGAGGACCTTCTGCTCCGCGGCGGTGTGGATCCAGCTCCGGCGCAGCGAGGCGGGAGCGGCGGCTTCGGCCACCACGGGGTGCGCCTCCGTGGCCAGCGACCACTCCAGCCGGGGAACCGGTTCGAGGAGCACGTCGGTCTGGTCGCGCCGGGAGCGCGGCGGGTCGCGCCGCTCCGGCGAGCACTCGGTCGAATGCACCATGGCCCACCTCTCTGCTGTTGGGGGAAGCACGCGGACCGCTGTGGCGGTCCGACGTGGCGCATGCACCTCAGCGACGTTGGTGTGGAGGCACGCGTCCTGCCTTATCCATTACCACAGGCAGACGATCATGTGAAGTTTCCACCACGAGTTGTGAACCATCGCATATCGGACTCGTTCGAGTGGTCGAGTCGACAGCGGGGCCGGAAGGCGGTGCAGTGGAGACGTGGAACGCACCGTGCAACAGGTCGAGGTGGACGGCGGGGTCGCCGTCGGCCTCGACGGGTCGCCGTCCTCGCTGCGCGCGCTGGACGTGGCCGCGCACGAGGCGGAGCTGCGCTCGGCGGTGCTGCACGTGGTGCGGGCGTGGAGCATGCGCACGGCGCCGCGGCCCGCGGACTGCCCGCCGGGGGCGGTGCCGAGCATGGACGCCTACCAGCGATCGGTGGACGAGTCGGCGGAGCGGATCGTGCGGGACCGGCTGGGCGCGGAGCCCCGGATCCCGGTGCAGCGGCACATCGCGCACTCCCCGTCACCGCAGGCGCTGCTGTCGGCTTCCCGCGGCGCGGACCTGCTGGTGGTGGGCCACCGCGGTCGCGGCGGCTTCGCCGGCCTGCTCCTCGGCTCGGTCGCCGAGCAGTGCGTCCGCCACGCGGCCTGCCCGGTCCTGGTGGTCCGGCCGGCCATCTGACGAAGTCCTCCGGCACTTGCCGCGCGCGGACGGCGCCTCCCGCGCGGAGGCGGTGGCGGACGCGGCGAAGGCGCGGCGGGACGGACCAAGATCAACGGGGAAAAGCACAGGGCCCGGGCCATCCCCCGAATGACAGCCCGGGCCCTCCCCCGTCCCGACCGCCGGCGCCCCCGAGCGCTGGTGCAGTCGGTCGATTCTGTTGTGCCGCACGGTCTTCGCGCCTCGCGAGCGCTGGACCGCCCCGGAGGTGTCGAGCCGGGCCCGGCACCTTGGTCCCTGATCCGCCGCGGTCGGGTTCCGATGCCCCGGAGGACGGCCGATGGTGCGGCCGAAGCGGTTTCCGGTCGGAACTGCGATCACGGCTCGATCTTGCCGAGATCTTATCTTCCGGCGTGATCAGCCTCTCGGGCGGGCCGGGTAACGCCGTGGCGTCCGCCGCATCCGCCGCTCAGGCGTCTCGGCGCTGCACCGCGAAGATCGCCGCGCCGAGCGAGACCACCGCGAACGCCGCGAAGTACGCCAGCGAGGCCCACGGTCCCAGCGGCACCGAGCTCGGGTCGTCGAAGGTCGTCAGGAAGCGGCTGCCGACGTTGAACGGCATCCACTGCACCAGGTCGGAACCGATGTTGGGGATCAGTGCGATGAGCGATTCGCCGAGCAGCACCCACACGATCAGCAGCGTCACCGCGCCCGCGGTCTGCCGCAGCAGCGTCCCGACGCCGAGGGCGAGCACGGCGGTCACCGCGAACACCGGACCGGCGCCCGCGACCTCGCGGATCCGGTCGGCGCTGTCCAGCGCCAGTTCGGGCCCGGGGGCGAGCAGCTGGGCGAGCCCCCAGGAACCGAAACCGGCCAGCTCGCCCAGCACGAAGCCGGTGACGCCGACGACGGCGGCCTTCGACAGCAGCACCGAGGCCCGGTCGGGCACGGCCTGGAACGTGGCGCGGATGGTGCCGAAGCGGTATTCGGTGGTGATCGCCAGCACGGCCATCACGAGCACGACCATCAGCCCGAACTGGTGGCCGGACATGGCCCCGCTGACGGAGAGTCCCTCGTCGGCGGAGGCGGCCATGGCACCGGTGAAGGCGATGGGCAGCCCGACGGCGAGCGCCGCGCACCACCAGGGCGACCGGGTGGAGAACAGCTTGGTGCGTTCCACGGCGAACAGCGTCATCGGGCGTCCCTCCCAGCGGTGGCGAGCGCGTCGCCGAAATCGGTCTGGTATTCCACGGCGTCCCCGGTGATCTGCATGAACGCCTCTTCGAGCGAGCCGCGCTGCGGGGACAGCTCGTGCAGCACGACGCCGTGCCTGGCGGCGATCTCGCCGACCCGGTCGCTCTCGGCGCCGGTGACGACGATCGTGTCGGGCGTCGTCGGGTCGGCGGGCTTCGCGAGGACGCCGTCGGCGGTGAGCAGGTCGCGCAGCCGCGCGGCCTGCGGGGAGCGGACGGTCAGCGAGGTGAGCCCGGCGCCCGCGACGAACTCGTCGGTGCTGCACTGGGCGATCAGCTCGCCCTTGCCGACCACGACGAGCTGCTCGGCGGTCAGCGACATCTCGGTGAGCAGGTGGCTGGAGACGAACACGGTGCGGCCCTCGTCGGCGAGCCTGCGCATGAAGCGGCGGATCCAGTGGATGCCTTCGGGGTCGAGCCCGTTGACCGGCTCGTCGAACAGCAGGATCTTCGGGTCGCCGAGCAGGGCGGCGGCGATGCCGAGCCGCTGCGACATGCCGAGGGAGAACCCGCCGGCGCGCTTCCCCGCGACCTCGCCGAGCCCGACCATGTCGAGGACCTCGTCGACGCGGCTGACCGGGATCCGGTTGGACCGGGCGAGCCAGCGCAGGTGGGCGTGCGCGGAACGGTTCGGGTGCACCCACTTGGCGTCGATGAGCGCGCCGACGGTGCGCAGCGGTTCGCGCAGCTCGCGGTACTGCTTGCCGTCGACGCGCACGGTGCCCGAGGTCGGCCGGTCCAGGCCGAGGATCATGCGCATCGTGGTGGACTTGCCCGCGCCGTTGGGGCCGAGGAAGCCGGTGACGGTGCCGGGTCGCGCGGTGAACGACAGGTCGTTGACCGCGACCTTCGATCCGTACCGCTTGGTGAGGCCTTCCGCCTCGATCATGGTGACCTCCGAGTGCTGGGCGCGCCTCGGCGGTGGTCCGGGCGCCGAGGTGAACTCTGCCCGGTGCGGCGGGTCCGGCACCTCGGTCGTCCGGCCACGGCGGCTGAGCCGTTCGGCCCGTTCCGGCAGGTGCTCGCGTAGTTCTTGCGTACTACCCGCGGGCCGTTCGACCAGCCGTCGCGATCAGGGGAACCAGCGGGCGAGCGCGGCGACCACGCCGTCCTCGGTGACGGGTCCGGTGACCTCGGTGGCGGCGGCGCGCACCTCGTCGGGGGCCTGGCCCATCGCGACGCTGTGCGCGGCCCAGCGCAGCATCTGCACGTCGTTGGTGCCGTCACCGGCCGCGAAGGTGTCCTCGGTGGACACTCCGAGCTCGGTGCGCAGCTTCTCCAGCGCGGCGCCCTTGGTGACGCCGGCGGGCACCACCGTCACCCACGGCTCGTAGTGGTCGATGGTGGTGGTGCAGCCGGGGAGCTCGGCGTCGGCGAGCGCGTCGAAGACCTCCTGCGGCGCGTGGTCCTCCCAGTTCGCGATGAGCCGCGGCACGGGTGCCGAGACCAGTTCGTCGAGGGAGGCGAGCCGCTGCGGCCCGTGCAGCTGGTACTCGCGGAACAGGCTGGTGACGAGGCTGCCGGTGCCGACCTGCTCGACGGCGTAGGACGCCCCGGGCAGCAGCGGCGCGAGGCGCGCGTGCACCGGAGCGGGGTCGAACGTCTCCACGGCCAGCGCGTCGCCGGTGGCGGCGTCGAGCAGCACCGCGCCGTTGGAGCACAGCGCGACCCCACCGGTGAGGCCGAGTTCGCGCAGCACCGGCACCGTGCCGAGCATGCTGCGCCCGGTGGCGATCACGACGTGCGCGCCCGCGGCCGCGGCGCGGCGGACCGCGTCCCGCACCGGTGGCGAGATGGTCTGCGCGTCGGGGTCGAGCAGCGTTCCGTCCACGTCGAGCGCGACGAGCCTGGGCTTCCATGCGGGATCGGGCACGCCGCCCAGGCTAGCCGTCCACCAGCGCGAACGGACCGACCCGGCGGGCGGCCGCGCACCGCGCCCGGATCTCACGCGGCCGCGCAAGGCGGGGCCTCAGCGTTCGCCGAGGCGGACCAGGCCGGTCTCGTAGGCGACGATCACCGCCTGCACCCGGTCCCGGACGCCGAGCTTCGCCAGCACCCGGCCGACGTGGGTCTTCACGGTGGCTTCGGAGACGTGCAAGGTCGCGGCCAGCTCCTGGTTGTTGAGCCCCTTGCCCACCAACGCCAGCACTTCGCGCTCCCGCTCGGTCAGCACGTCGAGGGCGGCGCGGTCCCGGGCGCCGGCGGTGGAGGTGTCCAGGAACCGCTCCAGCAGCCGCCGGGTGACGCTGGGCGCGACGACCGCGTCGCCGACCGCGACGGACCGCACCGCCGCGACCAGGCCGCTCGGCTGGATGTCCTTGAGCAGGAATCCGCTCGCGCCACCGCGGAGCGCGGCCAGGGAGTACTCGTCCAGGTCGAACGTGGTGAGCACCAGGACCTTCGCGTCGCAGTCGGCGGTGATCAGCCGGGTCGCCTCGATGCCGTCCAGCACCGGCATCCGCACGTCCATCAGCACCACGTCCGGGTCGAGCCGCCGGGCGAGCCGCACGGCCTCCGCACCGTCCCCGGCATCGCCCACGACCTCGATGTCCTCGTGCGCGTCGAGCACCATGCGGAACCCCATGCGCATCAGTTCCTGGTCGTCGACGAGCAGCACCCGGATCATGGCCACCCACCCTAAGCGCCCGGAGGGCGCGGGGAACCGGTTCCCGGATGATCTCCGTGACAACCCTCGCGGGCCCTACCCGTCCGCGGCGACCGCGGGCGGCGCGCCGGACGGCGTCCCGTCGTGCCGGAGCCCGATGTGCCACAGGTCGCGCCAGAGCAGCTCCCACGGCCGCCGGGGCTCCGACACCACCCACACGGGAGTGCCCTCGTACAGCGACGGCAGGCCGGTGCGCACCGTGTCCACCCGCCGCACGGAACCGAAGTGGCGCAGGAGGAAGTCCCGCCGTCCGCCCACGTAGATCGCGCTCCGGACGTGCTCGGCGGGCCTGCCGAACGCCCAGTACCCCCGGCTCGCGCTGTGGACCTCGGTGCGGCCGTAGTGGTGCACCGCGCTCGCCACCCAGTAGTCCTCGGCGATCACCGGTGCCGCGTGCTCGCGGGCGTTGCGCTCGACGATCGCGGTGAGCTCCGGCCAGCCCACGCTGCCGGTGCCCACCAGGTCGAACCGCGGGATCAGCCCGACCGGCAGCACCGGCAACGTCGCCACGACCGCGACCAGCGCGGAGACCGCGTACAGCCGCGCGGAGAACCACCGCGCCCGGAGCTGCACGGCACCGACCGCGAACAGCAGCCCGTACGCGCCCGCCAAGTAGTACGGCCGCGATTCCGTCAGCGCCACCAGCACGGCCACCCCGAGGACCGTCCAGCCGAGGAAGCGGTACGGCCGCAGCTCCGGCGCGCGCAGCAGCCGCCAGCAGCCGAAGCACACCAGCACTCCGCCGGGAATTCCCGCGCACAGCACCACGGCGGGCAGCAGGAGCACGCCGAAGGAGCTCTCCGCGGCGACGGCCTCGCCCATGCTCAGCTGCGGCCAGCCGTGGGTGGCCTGCCACCACAGCGTCGGCGCCGCGGTGAGCAGCGCGCCCGCCGCACCGGCCCACAGCAGCGGGCGGCGCAGCAACGACCGCGGCCCGGTGCACAGCAGCACCAGCCACAGCACCAGCCACAGCACCGGGATCAGCAGCTTGACCTGCATCGCCAGGGCCGTGCAGGCGCAGGCCGCGAGCAGCAGCCGGTCCTGCCGCACGCCCTGCTCGCGCAGCCGCACCCAGCGGACCAGCGGCCACAGCACCGCGGTCCACAGCACCGGGTCGAAGGAGACGGTGGCGAGCATGTGCCCGCCCCCCAGCGTCTGCCCGGCGACCGCCCAGGCCCCGCCCGCCAGCAGCTGCGCCCGGCGATCACCGCCGAGCTCCCGCGCGAGCAGGGCCGTCAGCACGACCCCGGCGCCGGCCGCGAGCGCAGGCAGCAGCCGCAGCGCGAGCAGCGAACCGGGGAACGCGGTGTCGGCGAGCAGCGCGATCAGCGGCACCAGCGGGGGCTGGTCGACGTACCCCCAGTCCAGGTGGTGCCCGGCGGCGAGGAAGTACAGCTCGTCGGCGTAGATCCCGTAGCGGCCGCTGGTGAGCAGCAGCACCCCGGTCACGGCGGCGGCGATCAGCAGCAGCGGCCGGGTGGCGAGCGCGGGCAGCGCGGACGGCGCGGCGGCGGTACTCGGTGCGGGCGGGGGAACGAGGCGCGAACGCTCGTCGAGTGCGGGCGGCATGACCACTTCCCGGTTCGGGGCTCGGACCGGCCCAGACTCCGGCGCGGACCGCTGCACGCGCGTCCGCCTGAGCGTTGAACCCGGCACCGCCGCACGTCCCACCGGAGTAGGACGTCAGGTCATCCCGGCGACGCAGGGCGCCCGGCCGGCGGCCTGGGGGATTCGTCGACGAGTGGCCGAATCCCCGGCGACGTGCCGACGGTCGGCCCGGTGGGACGTGCGGCGTTCGCGCCGGGTCCGTCGATCAGTTCGGCGCAACCGCGTCGGAGCTCACCAGCGGCAGCACCGCGTGCACCCGCCAACCGCCCTCCGGCCGGGGTCCCGCGGTCAGCGCGCCGCCGTACAGCGCGGCCCGCTCGCGCATCCCGTCCAGCCCGTTCCCCTCGCCCGAGCCGGTTCCCGCGAGCGCGGCGGCCGAGCCCGACCCGTCGTCGCTGATCTCCAGCTCGACGACGCGGCCGTCGTTGTCTACCCGCACGACCGCCGCTCCGCCGCCGTGCTTGAGCACGTTCGTCAGCGCCTCCTGCGTGATCCGGTACACGGCGAGGCCGAGCCCCGTCGGCAGGCCCTCGACGTCCCCGGAGAGTTCGAGCCGGACCGGCAGGTCCGGGCGCCGCACCCGGTCGACCAGTTCGCGCAGGCTCACCGACCCGGGCGGCGGGGGCCAGGCCCCGCCCTCGGCCGGGTCGCGCAGCACCTCCAGCAGACCGCGCAGCTCGGCCAGCGCCGTCCGGCCCGTGTCGCCGATCGTGCGGGCCGCCCGCTCGGCCAGTTCGGGATCGGTGCGCAGCGCGTAGCTCGCCCCGTCGGCCTGCGCGATCATCACGCTGAGCGAGTGCGCGAGCACGTCGTGGATCTCGCGGGCGATGCGGTTGCGCTCCTCGGCGACGGCGAGGCGGGCACGCCGGTCCCGCTCGGATTCCGCGCGCCGCAGCCGGTCCTCGACCTCCCGCAGGTGCGCGCGACGGGCGGCGATGAACTCGCCGAGCGCCCAGACCAATGCGGTGAGCAGCAGGTGGACCAGCGTCGCGCCGACCACCGCGAGCTCCGGCCACCCGGACGGGAGCGGGCCGACGACCACCAGTCCGGTCGGCACGACCAGGTTGAACGCCACGGCCAGCACCGCCCCGGTCCACCGGTGCCCGGCCACGACCAGCCCGTACAGCACCAGGAACACCGCTACCTGCCCCGGGTTGACCAACGGCCGCAGCGCCAGGACCACGTGCGTCCCGACCGCCCCGGCGAGGACTCCGGCCGCGGCGAGCAACGGGGCGCGGCGGCGCAACGCGACCGGCGCGCAGGCGAGCAGTTCGAGGTACGGGGGCAGTTCGCGCGGCCACAGGCCGTACGCGTCGGGTTCGGAGATCAGGAAAGCGACGAACAGCAGCGCCGCCGTCCACCCGTCCACGGCCGTCGGATGCGCCCGCGCCCACGCGCTCCAGTTCCGCACCGGCCCAGCGTAGGCGCGGAGCACCGCCGGATCGTCATCCTCACGGCGGGTTCCCGTCATACCGGGGTCGTAGTCGAGCCCCCACCCGGAGCGGGGTCCGCGGCCGGATCAGCCGGCGCCCGCGCGGGGTTCCGCGTCGAAGTGCCCGCTGGCCCGGGCGCTGATCTCCTCCTGCAGCGCCTTCTCCCGCTGCTTGGTGCGCAGCCGGGCGAGCAGCCAGATCGTGATGCCGTGCGCCACCGCCAGCACCAGCAGCAGCACGCCGACCCGGGTGATCAGGGCGTGGAACGGATCGCCGCCGCCCATCCGGACGGTGGACAGCAGAGCCAGCACGCCGAGCGTCGCCAAGTGGAACAGCACCGTGATCAGCTGGTTCGCCGAGTCCGCGACCTTGCCGTCCGGGTAGACCGCGGCGAGGTACGTGGTGCCGCTGCGGCGCAGCAGCCACCCGTCGACGAACACCAGCACGGTGCCGATGACCAGGAATGCGAGGGTGTAGCCGGTTCCCACGGGTATCACCGAATTCCGCTGTCGAGTGCGTTGTGCGCATGTCCGTGCACTCGCCGGGTTCCCGGACAGATCGTCGGGCAAACCGATCTCGGCGCCGGATCGTGGCAGGATGGCCGCGATCACGGGCCGCGTCCAAGGAGGCAGGGGTGACTTCGCCGGTCGAGCAGCAGCGCTGGGCGGGTCCGCTGTCGGCGTCGGTCGCGCGGAT includes:
- a CDS encoding ABC transporter ATP-binding protein — protein: MAAAPEHPSTALLEARNLTTFPQLFGVDFALARGTVAALDGPSREPKTWLLQVLAGLRRPDAGAVLFDGVRIDELGDHELREVRQRRFGFLFADGMLVPELTTAENCALPQMLAGADRAAAMDRAAGMLRDFGLERVRDRFPGQLSAAQAERLTVARAMAHRPSVIFADSPELTASTTAELLDAARAHGIAVVLATADPALLARAEQVLRLGERAPELAVAA
- the trmB gene encoding tRNA (guanosine(46)-N7)-methyltransferase TrmB, which encodes MSTSDQQVQHRRTIVSYVQRGERMTVGQQRAWDRHWPSMGDSVDALPAGPLDAATWFGREAPLVLEIGSGMGESTAQLAAAAPEVDHLAVEVYKPGLAQLLLRAEHLELSNLRLLRGDAVVLLREHVPPGSLAGVRIFFPDPWPKKRHHKRRLVQPETIALIASRLAPGGYVHLATDWENYAEQMMEVCSAEPELRNRYAAEPGGWAPRPEWRPVTKFESRAHDEGREIHDLIFDRV
- a CDS encoding universal stress protein; translation: MERTVQQVEVDGGVAVGLDGSPSSLRALDVAAHEAELRSAVLHVVRAWSMRTAPRPADCPPGAVPSMDAYQRSVDESAERIVRDRLGAEPRIPVQRHIAHSPSPQALLSASRGADLLVVGHRGRGGFAGLLLGSVAEQCVRHAACPVLVVRPAI
- a CDS encoding ABC transporter ATP-binding protein; its protein translation is MIEAEGLTKRYGSKVAVNDLSFTARPGTVTGFLGPNGAGKSTTMRMILGLDRPTSGTVRVDGKQYRELREPLRTVGALIDAKWVHPNRSAHAHLRWLARSNRIPVSRVDEVLDMVGLGEVAGKRAGGFSLGMSQRLGIAAALLGDPKILLFDEPVNGLDPEGIHWIRRFMRRLADEGRTVFVSSHLLTEMSLTAEQLVVVGKGELIAQCSTDEFVAGAGLTSLTVRSPQAARLRDLLTADGVLAKPADPTTPDTIVVTGAESDRVGEIAARHGVVLHELSPQRGSLEEAFMQITGDAVEYQTDFGDALATAGRDAR
- a CDS encoding HAD family hydrolase, with protein sequence MPDPAWKPRLVALDVDGTLLDPDAQTISPPVRDAVRRAAAAGAHVVIATGRSMLGTVPVLRELGLTGGVALCSNGAVLLDAATGDALAVETFDPAPVHARLAPLLPGASYAVEQVGTGSLVTSLFREYQLHGPQRLASLDELVSAPVPRLIANWEDHAPQEVFDALADAELPGCTTTIDHYEPWVTVVPAGVTKGAALEKLRTELGVSTEDTFAAGDGTNDVQMLRWAAHSVAMGQAPDEVRAAATEVTGPVTEDGVVAALARWFP
- a CDS encoding response regulator, giving the protein MIRVLLVDDQELMRMGFRMVLDAHEDIEVVGDAGDGAEAVRLARRLDPDVVLMDVRMPVLDGIEATRLITADCDAKVLVLTTFDLDEYSLAALRGGASGFLLKDIQPSGLVAAVRSVAVGDAVVAPSVTRRLLERFLDTSTAGARDRAALDVLTEREREVLALVGKGLNNQELAATLHVSEATVKTHVGRVLAKLGVRDRVQAVIVAYETGLVRLGER
- a CDS encoding glycosyltransferase family 39 protein gives rise to the protein MPPALDERSRLVPPPAPSTAAAPSALPALATRPLLLIAAAVTGVLLLTSGRYGIYADELYFLAAGHHLDWGYVDQPPLVPLIALLADTAFPGSLLALRLLPALAAGAGVVLTALLARELGGDRRAQLLAGGAWAVAGQTLGGGHMLATVSFDPVLWTAVLWPLVRWVRLREQGVRQDRLLLAACACTALAMQVKLLIPVLWLVLWLVLLCTGPRSLLRRPLLWAGAAGALLTAAPTLWWQATHGWPQLSMGEAVAAESSFGVLLLPAVVLCAGIPGGVLVCFGCWRLLRAPELRPYRFLGWTVLGVAVLVALTESRPYYLAGAYGLLFAVGAVQLRARWFSARLYAVSALVAVVATLPVLPVGLIPRFDLVGTGSVGWPELTAIVERNAREHAAPVIAEDYWVASAVHHYGRTEVHSASRGYWAFGRPAEHVRSAIYVGGRRDFLLRHFGSVRRVDTVRTGLPSLYEGTPVWVVSEPRRPWELLWRDLWHIGLRHDGTPSGAPPAVAADG
- a CDS encoding sensor histidine kinase codes for the protein MRNWSAWARAHPTAVDGWTAALLFVAFLISEPDAYGLWPRELPPYLELLACAPVALRRRAPLLAAAGVLAGAVGTHVVLALRPLVNPGQVAVFLVLYGLVVAGHRWTGAVLAVAFNLVVPTGLVVVGPLPSGWPELAVVGATLVHLLLTALVWALGEFIAARRAHLREVEDRLRRAESERDRRARLAVAEERNRIAREIHDVLAHSLSVMIAQADGASYALRTDPELAERAARTIGDTGRTALAELRGLLEVLRDPAEGGAWPPPPGSVSLRELVDRVRRPDLPVRLELSGDVEGLPTGLGLAVYRITQEALTNVLKHGGGAAVVRVDNDGRVVELEISDDGSGSAAALAGTGSGEGNGLDGMRERAALYGGALTAGPRPEGGWRVHAVLPLVSSDAVAPN